The Myxococcales bacterium genome window below encodes:
- a CDS encoding pseudouridine synthase, whose translation MAFHKPYGVLSQYTRDASAWRTLAEFGLPPAVWPIGRLDADSEGLLILSSDKRLIDRLLSPRHAHAKTYWVQVERIPDDAALAALAAGVMVTGGRTRPARCARLEPPALPPRDPPIRFRKTVPDCWLELTITEGRNRQVRKMTAAVGHPTLRLVRAAIGGYALGDLAPGGFRALDDAALARLLTVPPPR comes from the coding sequence ATCGCGTTCCATAAGCCCTACGGGGTGCTGTCGCAGTACACCCGCGACGCCAGCGCGTGGCGCACCCTGGCCGAGTTCGGGCTGCCGCCCGCGGTGTGGCCGATCGGCCGGCTCGACGCCGACAGCGAGGGCCTGCTGATCTTGTCGTCGGACAAGCGCCTGATCGATCGGCTGCTGTCGCCGCGCCACGCCCACGCCAAGACCTACTGGGTCCAGGTCGAGCGCATCCCCGACGACGCCGCGCTCGCCGCGCTGGCCGCGGGCGTGATGGTCACCGGCGGCCGGACCCGGCCGGCGCGCTGCGCCCGGCTCGAGCCGCCGGCGCTGCCGCCGCGCGACCCGCCGATCCGGTTCCGCAAGACCGTGCCCGACTGCTGGCTCGAGCTGACGATCACCGAGGGCCGCAACCGCCAGGTCCGCAAGATGACCGCCGCGGTCGGCCACCCGACCTTGCGGCTGGTCCGCGCGGCCATCGGCGGGTACGCGCTCGGCGATCTGGCGCCCGGCGGGTTCCGCGCGCTCGACGACGCCGCCCTGGCCCGGCTGCTGACCGTGCCGCCGCCGCGCTGA